The following coding sequences are from one Bradyrhizobium sp. WSM471 window:
- a CDS encoding peroxiredoxin yields MLGIGSKLPPFDIIGVKPGFHLQEEDGQSAFETLTERSFPGKWKVIFFYPKDFTFVCPTEIAEFARLTKDFADREAIVLGGSTDNEFCKLAWRRDHKDLHRLSIWQFADTKGALVDGLGVRSRDGIAHRYTFIVDPENTIQHVYATSPNVGRSPTDTLRVLDAIQTDELCPCNREIGGDTLKIA; encoded by the coding sequence ATGCTTGGAATTGGAAGTAAGTTGCCGCCGTTCGACATCATAGGCGTGAAGCCCGGCTTTCACCTGCAGGAGGAGGACGGGCAAAGCGCTTTCGAGACGCTGACTGAGAGAAGTTTCCCCGGCAAATGGAAAGTCATCTTCTTTTACCCGAAGGATTTCACATTCGTCTGCCCGACCGAAATCGCCGAGTTTGCCCGCCTGACAAAGGATTTCGCCGATCGCGAGGCAATCGTGCTTGGTGGGTCGACCGATAACGAGTTTTGCAAGCTCGCCTGGCGGCGTGACCATAAGGACCTGCACCGTCTATCCATCTGGCAGTTTGCCGACACCAAGGGCGCACTGGTCGATGGCCTTGGAGTGCGCTCGCGTGATGGCATCGCACATCGCTATACCTTCATCGTCGATCCTGAGAACACGATCCAGCATGTCTACGCGACTAGCCCCAATGTCGGCCGCAGCCCCACCGATACGTTACGTGTTCTGGATGCGATACAGACTGATGAGCTCTGCCCTTGCAACCGCGAAATCGGCGGCGACACGCTTAAAATTGCCTGA
- the nifH gene encoding nitrogenase iron protein, with the protein MSSLRQIAFYGKGGIGKSTTSQNTLAALAELGQRILIVGCDPKADSTRLILHAKAQDTILSLAANAGSVEDLEIEDVIKLGYRDIRCVESGGPEPGVGCAGRGVITSINFLEENGAYEDIDYVSYDVLGDVVCGGFAMPIRENKAQEIYIVMSGEMMAMYAANNISKGILKYANSGGVRLGGLICNERQTDKELELADALAKKLGSRLIYFVPRDNVVQHAELRRMTVLEYAPDSKQADHYRNLATKIHNNAGQGAIPTPISMDELEDMLMEHGIIKPVDESQVGKTAAELAAISA; encoded by the coding sequence ATGTCTTCGCTGAGACAAATCGCGTTTTATGGCAAGGGTGGCATCGGCAAATCGACGACGTCGCAAAATACGCTGGCGGCCCTTGCTGAGCTGGGACAAAGGATTCTGATCGTCGGCTGCGATCCCAAAGCGGACTCGACTCGCCTCATCCTGCACGCCAAAGCGCAAGACACCATTCTGAGCCTGGCGGCGAATGCCGGCAGCGTCGAGGACCTCGAAATCGAGGACGTCATCAAGCTCGGCTACAGGGACATTCGATGCGTCGAGTCCGGTGGTCCGGAGCCGGGGGTCGGCTGCGCCGGACGGGGCGTGATCACGTCCATCAACTTTCTGGAAGAGAATGGCGCTTATGAGGACATTGACTACGTCTCTTACGACGTGCTCGGCGACGTCGTCTGCGGCGGCTTCGCGATGCCTATCCGTGAGAATAAGGCACAGGAAATCTACATCGTGATGTCCGGCGAGATGATGGCGATGTATGCCGCCAACAACATCTCGAAGGGTATTCTGAAGTATGCGAATTCCGGCGGCGTGCGTCTCGGCGGCCTGATCTGCAACGAGCGGCAGACCGACAAGGAGCTGGAGCTTGCCGATGCTCTTGCCAAGAAGCTCGGCAGCCGGCTGATCTACTTCGTGCCGCGCGACAATGTCGTGCAGCACGCGGAGCTGCGCCGAATGACCGTGCTAGAATACGCGCCGGACTCCAAGCAGGCGGATCACTATCGCAATCTCGCGACCAAGATCCACAATAATGCCGGACAAGGCGCTATCCCGACGCCAATCAGCATGGACGAGCTCGAAGATATGCTCATGGAGCACGGCATCATCAAGCCCGTCGACGAGAGCCAGGTCGGCAAGACCGCTGCCGAGCTTGCCGCTATTTCGGCATAG
- a CDS encoding nitrogen fixation protein NifQ yields the protein MIGTQGKTADTISSRVSVAHAAEQRDASELYQLLTGRHPAEVDISDNDDFDHHVLACILATSAMDGGQLPERAGLTNQELNALLVQYFPSTPVRSYTWRDQSALPAPDETVMVRDLLLAQRSTRGEVGGWLATMIARRAMEPNHLWEDLGLRKRDELSRVLMRHFGPLAARNTKNMRWKRFFYRMLCEDDGLVMCTTPVCTECNDFDLCFGEESGESRMAGRRRDHLRRLDDAVQAVPSLRG from the coding sequence ATGATCGGCACACAAGGAAAAACGGCCGACACGATCTCATCTCGCGTATCGGTAGCTCACGCCGCCGAGCAGCGCGACGCGAGTGAGCTCTACCAGCTTCTGACCGGGCGCCATCCGGCAGAAGTCGACATCAGCGACAATGATGACTTCGATCACCATGTGCTCGCTTGCATTCTGGCCACATCAGCCATGGATGGCGGCCAACTTCCCGAGCGGGCTGGCTTGACCAACCAGGAGCTCAATGCGCTGTTGGTGCAATACTTCCCATCCACCCCGGTCAGGAGCTATACCTGGCGCGATCAGTCCGCCTTACCGGCGCCTGACGAGACAGTTATGGTACGCGACCTCCTGCTTGCGCAACGTTCCACTCGTGGCGAGGTTGGCGGCTGGCTCGCGACGATGATCGCGCGGCGCGCCATGGAGCCTAATCACTTGTGGGAAGATCTCGGCCTGCGGAAGCGGGATGAATTGTCCCGTGTCCTCATGCGCCATTTCGGGCCGCTGGCGGCTCGCAATACGAAAAACATGCGCTGGAAGCGCTTCTTCTATCGCATGCTATGCGAAGATGACGGCCTGGTGATGTGTACCACGCCGGTCTGCACGGAATGCAATGATTTTGATCTTTGCTTCGGCGAAGAGAGCGGGGAGAGCCGGATGGCCGGACGTCGGCGGGATCATCTGCGCCGCCTTGATGACGCCGTCCAAGCCGTCCCAAGCTTGAGAGGCTGA
- the nifW gene encoding nitrogenase stabilizing/protective protein NifW has translation MTTDGILARLNKASAAEDFFALLGVEYDAKIVDVARLHILRRMGQYLAGEELTGASDPEIAARCRATLERAYADFVTSSPIEQRIFKVLKDATAPQANKHPALVQLDLLE, from the coding sequence ATGACGACGGATGGGATCCTTGCGCGATTGAACAAGGCCTCTGCGGCAGAGGATTTTTTTGCACTGCTCGGCGTCGAGTACGATGCGAAAATCGTCGATGTGGCGCGGCTTCATATCCTGCGCCGCATGGGCCAATATCTCGCAGGCGAGGAGTTGACCGGTGCATCTGATCCTGAGATCGCCGCGCGTTGCAGGGCCACGCTTGAGCGCGCCTATGCCGACTTCGTCACGTCCTCGCCGATCGAACAGCGCATATTCAAGGTGCTAAAGGATGCGACCGCACCACAAGCGAACAAGCATCCCGCATTGGTCCAGCTCGATTTGTTGGAGTGA
- a CDS encoding electron transfer flavoprotein subunit alpha/FixB family protein → MMSTTPKSAAPAAGGGRAATKRELPERFKPYKHVWVFIEQERGVVHPVSWELMGAGRRLADKLNVDLAAVVIGPVGETTQQAVAESFCYGADLAYIVADNLLADYRNQSYTKALSELVNTYKPEILLLGATTLGRDLAGSVATTLLTGLTADCTELDVDADGSLAATRPTFGGSLLCTIYTLNYRPQMATVRPRVMPMPERVTGAVSRVISHPLGLVEEDIVTKVLSFLPDRDSTKSNLAYADVVVAGGLGLGSPENFQLVHQLADVLGAEYGCSRPLVQKGWATSDRQIGQTGKTIRPKLYIAAGISGAIQHRVGVEGGDLIVAINTDKNAPIFDFAHIGIVTDAIRLLPALTSAFRAQLSPHSHDRIAG, encoded by the coding sequence ATGATGAGCACCACACCGAAAAGTGCAGCTCCGGCCGCGGGTGGTGGTCGCGCGGCGACCAAGAGGGAGCTGCCCGAGCGATTTAAGCCGTATAAGCACGTCTGGGTTTTCATCGAGCAGGAACGCGGGGTCGTGCACCCCGTCTCATGGGAGCTGATGGGTGCCGGCCGCCGGCTCGCCGACAAGCTCAATGTTGACCTCGCTGCGGTTGTCATCGGCCCGGTCGGGGAGACAACGCAGCAGGCGGTCGCCGAATCGTTCTGCTACGGCGCCGACCTGGCCTATATCGTCGCGGACAATCTCTTGGCCGATTATCGCAACCAGTCCTATACCAAGGCCCTGTCAGAGCTGGTCAACACTTACAAGCCGGAAATCCTACTCCTAGGGGCAACAACACTCGGCCGTGATCTCGCCGGCTCAGTGGCGACCACACTGCTCACCGGCCTAACTGCCGACTGCACCGAGCTCGATGTCGATGCCGACGGCTCGCTTGCAGCGACCCGGCCGACGTTTGGCGGCTCACTATTGTGCACGATCTACACACTCAACTATCGTCCACAGATGGCAACCGTCCGTCCGCGCGTGATGCCGATGCCCGAGCGCGTGACAGGCGCCGTCTCGCGCGTCATCTCGCATCCGCTCGGACTTGTAGAAGAAGATATCGTCACAAAGGTCCTGTCATTCCTGCCAGACCGCGATTCTACAAAGTCCAACCTTGCCTATGCCGACGTGGTCGTCGCTGGAGGGCTCGGTCTGGGATCGCCTGAAAATTTCCAACTGGTACACCAGCTCGCGGACGTGCTTGGCGCCGAATATGGCTGCTCGCGGCCGCTGGTCCAGAAGGGCTGGGCCACCTCGGACCGACAAATCGGCCAGACCGGGAAAACCATCCGGCCAAAGCTCTATATCGCGGCCGGCATTTCCGGCGCTATCCAGCATCGCGTCGGCGTCGAGGGCGGCGACCTCATCGTTGCCATCAACACTGACAAGAATGCTCCGATCTTCGACTTCGCCCATATCGGCATCGTCACCGACGCCATTCGACTGTTGCCGGCGTTGACCTCTGCATTCCGCGCGCAGCTATCGCCGCACTCGCACGACCGCATCGCTGGCTAG
- a CDS encoding FAD-binding protein codes for MIQERFDAIVVGAGMGGNAAALTMAERGLKVLQLERGEYSGSKNVQGAILYADMLEKLIPNFREDAPLERHLVEQRFWIVDERSHTGIHYRSDDFNEEKPNRYTIIRAQFDRWFSQKVREAGATVLCETTVTELLQDSHGRVVGVRTDRDGGEIHADVVVLAEGVNGVLGTGAGLRGRPKPDKVALAVKEMHFLSRETIDARFNLKGDEGLVIEAVGTISRGMTGMGFIYSNRECISLGIGCLVADFQRTGETPYGLLEGFKRHPSVAPLIEGSEVKEYSAHLIPEGGYRAIPQLCGEGWVVVGDAAQLNNAIHREGSNLAMTSGRIAAEAICLIRSRKDPMTAKNLSLYKKMLTDSFVIKDLKKYKDMPALMHTHSQNFFLTYPQLFSKAMQDYVRVDGTPKLEKEKLMLSSFIKARSWSGLFSDAVRIARAWR; via the coding sequence ATGATTCAGGAAAGATTCGACGCCATCGTCGTCGGTGCTGGCATGGGCGGGAACGCGGCGGCGCTTACAATGGCCGAGCGGGGCCTGAAAGTGCTGCAGCTGGAACGCGGCGAGTATTCCGGGTCCAAGAACGTGCAAGGGGCCATCCTTTATGCCGACATGCTGGAGAAGCTGATCCCGAATTTCCGAGAAGATGCGCCGCTTGAGCGGCATCTAGTCGAGCAACGCTTCTGGATCGTGGACGAGCGTTCGCACACCGGGATTCACTATCGATCCGATGATTTCAACGAGGAGAAGCCGAACCGCTACACCATCATCCGTGCCCAGTTCGATAGATGGTTCTCCCAGAAGGTCCGCGAGGCCGGCGCTACGGTGCTGTGCGAGACCACGGTGACCGAGCTCCTCCAGGATTCCCATGGCAGGGTCGTCGGGGTGCGCACAGACCGCGATGGGGGTGAAATCCATGCAGATGTTGTCGTGTTGGCCGAGGGGGTGAACGGAGTGCTCGGGACGGGCGCGGGCTTAAGGGGGCGGCCGAAACCGGACAAGGTCGCACTCGCGGTTAAGGAGATGCATTTTTTGTCACGCGAGACAATCGACGCTCGCTTCAATCTCAAAGGCGACGAGGGGCTCGTCATCGAAGCGGTCGGAACCATCTCCCGCGGCATGACCGGTATGGGCTTCATCTATTCCAATAGGGAATGCATCTCGCTCGGTATTGGCTGTCTTGTTGCCGACTTCCAGCGTACCGGCGAGACGCCTTACGGCCTGCTCGAGGGTTTCAAGCGTCATCCATCCGTCGCGCCGCTCATCGAAGGTTCGGAGGTCAAGGAATATTCCGCGCACTTGATCCCCGAAGGTGGGTACAGGGCAATCCCGCAGCTTTGCGGGGAGGGCTGGGTGGTCGTCGGAGACGCCGCCCAACTTAACAACGCCATCCATCGCGAGGGGTCCAATTTGGCGATGACGTCGGGCCGTATCGCGGCGGAAGCGATCTGCCTTATCAGATCGCGAAAAGATCCGATGACGGCCAAAAATCTTTCACTTTACAAGAAAATGCTAACTGATTCTTTCGTGATCAAGGACCTGAAGAAGTACAAGGATATGCCGGCACTCATGCATACCCACTCGCAGAACTTCTTTCTCACATATCCGCAGCTCTTCTCCAAGGCGATGCAGGATTACGTGCGCGTCGACGGCACACCAAAGCTCGAGAAAGAGAAGCTGATGCTGAGCTCGTTCATCAAGGCGCGGTCTTGGAGTGGGCTGTTTAGCGATGCCGTGCGCATTGCCCGGGCCTGGCGGTGA
- a CDS encoding ferredoxin family protein yields MPSEPSQRVEDKLFYNRYLVDSGRAHIKVRPHTTPSSRLLSMLKACPARCYELSDKGHVEVTVDGCIECGTCRVICEESGDIEWSYPRGGYGVLFKFG; encoded by the coding sequence ATGCCGAGCGAGCCATCCCAACGTGTCGAGGATAAACTATTCTACAACCGTTATCTTGTCGATTCCGGCCGTGCCCATATCAAGGTGCGTCCGCACACCACGCCATCCTCGCGGCTCTTGTCGATGTTGAAGGCCTGCCCTGCACGGTGCTACGAGCTCAGCGATAAAGGTCATGTTGAGGTGACAGTCGACGGGTGTATCGAATGCGGCACCTGCAGGGTGATCTGCGAAGAAAGTGGTGATATCGAGTGGAGTTACCCACGCGGCGGTTACGGTGTCCTATTTAAGTTCGGTTAA
- a CDS encoding RMD1 family protein — MGNPAAAGAKRPFARELSERGRPRGGPKGILQLIGDALLVEQRVAERSHCREARALWGKPELERLYSCLKDEYELKERLEMLQRKLRAISGAANAPTDIIETRRSLRLEGYSRADRDESCDRMRSDYCGSSVKCGWSRTRGDFLAFERA; from the coding sequence ATCGGAAACCCTGCGGCCGCCGGCGCGAAGAGACCCTTTGCACGCGAACTATCCGAGCGCGGCCGACCGCGCGGGGGGCCCAAGGGCATTCTCCAGCTGATCGGCGATGCGCTCCTGGTCGAGCAGCGTGTCGCGGAGCGCAGCCATTGCCGAGAAGCCCGCGCACTCTGGGGTAAGCCGGAGCTGGAGCGGCTCTATTCGTGTCTGAAAGACGAATACGAATTGAAGGAGCGTCTTGAGATGCTCCAGCGCAAACTGCGGGCCATCTCCGGAGCGGCCAACGCGCCGACGGACATCATCGAGACACGGCGCTCGCTGCGTCTGGAGGGTTATAGTCGTGCTGATCGCGACGAAAGTTGCGATCGGATGCGGTCAGATTATTGCGGCAGCTCAGTGAAGTGCGGCTGGTCACGCACGCGAGGCGATTTCCTGGCCTTTGAGCGGGCTTAG